The genomic stretch CTCTAAAGTTTGGGAATCAATAATTTTTTTATAAGTTGTTCACCTTCATTTTTTGGAGTTTTTTGCACTGATTCACAAATTTTTTATTACACTAATTTGATTATACAAATTATCTTTTTGCATAATATAACCAATATTTTCTAAAGACTTTGCTTTATTTTTGATTGCTTTTTTGTGATCTAAAAAACCTGCAATTAAATTTAAAAGCGTTGTTTTACCAGAGCCTGAAGGCCCTAAAATTGTGACAATTTTTCTTTCCGGAATCGCCAACTTATCAATTGTGAGTCTGTATTTTTTATCATAAGAAAAATTCAAATTTTCAATTTCAATTATTAAATTTTTATTCATCATATTAGTATAAAATTTTATTACAATATAAATTATTTAAATAAATAATATGTTATAATTTGTTAAATTATGATATTGAAAAAAACTAAAAATTACAAAAAACTATTACTTAGCTTAGTCTCAATTTTTACCCCTGCAGCTATTTTAGCTTCTTGTGGGACCTATAATGATGGCTCTCCTAAGAATCAAACATATCAATACTTAACTTCAAATGCAACACAAAAAGATGAAACTGTATATCTAACAACTTCTCAAGGAAAATTTTGACCACTAATTTCTGCTTTGGACACCTTTGGCGCAGGTACAAATGGTCTTATTCCATACTATAATAAAACTTTTAAAGATGATGCTGACTTTGTTCCAGTTAAGCTTTTGCTAAATACTGAATCAAAAGCAATATCTCAAGCACAAACTGCTGAAAACATTGGTTCTATATTACAAAATAATGGTGATACATTACCTTCAATTGCACTCGCTGATGCATCAACTTCTTTTGTAGTCAATCGTTATAATCGCTTGTTAGATATTTCAAAATCAGAAATTAATCCAGCCTTATTTGGAGATAAAATTTCTAGAGCATACAATGATTTAAACTTAAATAATAATACTTTTTATAATATTCCATTTAATTTAAATGATGTTGATGCTACAAGTTTTAATCTAGATAATTTAAGAATTGTTTTTGAAATTCTTAAACAAGGTGGTGCTAAAATTGATGAAAATATGGATATCTATAAACAAGCTCAAGCTAGCAAAGATGTAGGAAATTCAACAAAAGAGAATAACTTATTTAGTGTAATTAAAGCAAAGTCAAATAATCCCTTTGCTGATTTAACAGTAAATAAAGAAACTTTTACAACTATTGAAAATGCTCTTGATTTTTCAATTAAATTTGTTCAAGGAATTGAAATTGATGAGTCTAAAAAAGCAAAATTAGATGAATCAACTGAGAATATTTCGATTTTTGATATTGACTATTCACAAAATGTTTTAATAAAAAATATCTTATCAAAAACAGGAAAAACATTCTGATCACCAAGCGGTGATGGAACACAATTAGACTATAATATTGCAACAGATCAGGAATTAGAGAGCTCATTTAAAGAAGCTTATAACAAATTTACTGCTAATTTACCAGAGATTAAAGTTGATATAACAAAAAATGGAAAAACTAGCAAAAAAGTAATTCAAGCTTTCCAATTTAAAAACTTTAAATCTGATTTTAAAGGTTTTGGTGAATGAGGAAGTCATGATATTTTGCGTTACAAAACAGCTTTTGGGTTTGTCCCAGCTGTGGGAATTAAGCAATCCATTGACTCTTTTACTTCAAGAATATTAGGTTTTGAAGATGGCCAAAATTTTGCCACCTATAAAGATGTTTATACAATTGGACAACCAGTAAAAGCTCGCCCAGATTCTCCTTTTAATGCTTATTGACCTGGTGGCTCTTCTCTAATTGCAATAAAAACAGGTAACGAAAAAGTAGACAAAGGTACAATTAAATTCTTAAATTGACTATTTAAAGGTTCAAACAAAATCACAGGCAAAGATATGTCTAACCTTGACTATTTAATTGAAACTTCTGCTTATTTTGTGCCAACTAAAGAGACAACTACTCAAGAAAAACTTGAACAAATTAAAGCATTATATCAAAAAACTTTAGAAGAAATTAAAGCATCTGAAGATGCTGCTGGAATTGAAAAACATCAAACTTTTAGCTTATTTAAAAAAGAAAATGATATTACAAATAATGCAAAACTAGAAAAACTTAACTTATCTTTATATGACAAGTTGTCTAACTTAAGATCAGTTATTGTCTCACTTGAGTCATTACTTAACCACATTGATGATCCTAAAACTAAAATGATTTTAGATACTGGTAATTCAACAACTAATAAAATTTCAACCACTATTTTAGATTCACTTATTGATAGAACTAAAGTTGAAAACTCAGAGACAAAAACTGCTGAGCAAATTTATACAAGTATTCAAAACACTGTAAAATCTTAATTTTATAAAAAAACAAAGGTCTAAAAAAAATAATTTATAGTTAAAGCTATAAATTATTTTTTTTATTTTTCTTGCCCAATATTTTTAACATATTTCTTGTTTTTAATTCCTAAGTATATTTTCATGTCTTTTTTAATAAATTAGCACTAAATTGATAAACTAAGTTTGAAAAAATAAACTATATGCAGTTTAAAATTATCAAATCTTAGTTTAAATTGATTGTGTATTTGGCTTTAGCATTGAAAATTTAACTGTTGTGTTCTAACTAAAAAATGAAAAATTTTTTAAAAGTTGTTTAAAAATAATGATAATTTAGCAAAGTTTTTTCATTTAATTAGCGCTTTTGAGCTATAAAAATCCAAGTTGTTTTTCAATTTAAATTTTCCTACTAGTTCTTTTTAGACTATTATTTAGAAAATTAAGATTTTCTAAATAATATTGGCATATTCTAAAATAAAAATTATTTATCTTTGTTGATTATTCTACCTAATAGCTTTTATAAGTTAGAAAAATATTACTAACAAATATCAAAAAACTTATTGAAATTATCACTTGTTTTCTTTGCAAACCTATTAATTTTAATATTTTTTTAAAAAAACATAAAAAAATTTTCAAAAATTTTTTCTTTTTTGTTTTATAATAAAAATTATATTATTATTAAAAATTTTTGAAAGGTTAGAAGTAAATGGAAAAATTTTCTAGAACAATTTTAGGAGATATACATCCTAGTGAATTAGGTGTAGTTGATTGCCATGATCACCTAATTAAAAATTATGGTCCGGAAGCCCATGAGCATCCAGACTTTATAATGATGTCGAAAAAGGCGGCTATTAAGGAATCACTTGAATATTTTGCCAAAGGTGGAAAAACAATTGTTACCATGGATCCACCTAATGTGGGTCGTGATGTTTACCAAATGTTAGAAATTGCTAACGAACTCAAAGGTAAAGTCCACATTATTATGGCTACAGGATTCCATAAAGCCGCTTTTTATGATAAGGGAGCTTCTTGACTTGCTCTTGCGCCAACAGATGAAATTGTTAAAATGGTAAAAGCAGAAATTCTTGAAGGGATGGATGAATACAATTACAGTGGCCCTGTAGTTAAGCGCTCAAGTGCCAAAGCTGGAATTATTAAAGCAGGAACAGGTTATGCTGCAATTGATCGTTTAGAATTTAAATCTCTTGAAGTTGCAGCACGCGCTTCAATTGAAACTGGGGCACCAATTTTAGTTCATACTCAATTGGGGACAATGGCTTATGAAGCTGCTAAATACCTAATTGATTTTGGTGTTAATCCGAGAAAAATTCAACTTTCACACTTGAATAAAAATCCAGATAAATACTATTATGCTAAAATCATCAAAGAGCTAGGTGTTACACTTTGTTTTGATGGTCCAGATCGTGTCAAATATTACCCTGATGCAACTTTGGCAGAAAATATTAAATATTTAATTGATCTTGGATATCAAAAACATATCACACTTTCACTTGATGCAGGAAGAATATTATACCAAAAATATTATGCTCAAGAAAAAAATAAATTAGCTTTTGGACTTGGTTACCTTTTTGATAGATTTATTCCACTTTTAAAACAAGTTGGTATATCTCAGCAAGCCATTGATGATATCTTAGTTAATAATCCTGCAGAAATTTTAGCTTTTGATAAACCACGTGTTTTTGATGCAGGAAAACTACCACAACATGTTTTAGAAATAAAAAATACATTTAAAATCTAATTTAACTAATTTTTTTAGTAGAATATAATCTACTTTTACTTTAAAAAGGAGAAAAATGTCATTAGATAAGAAAAAAAATCGCAAAATCTTATATGGCTGATTAGCTTTCTTACTTATCAACATTCTCATCATCACAATCACACTTGGTGTGCGCATGGGTGTTAAGAATGAAAGTTTTAGCACAGCATTAATTTTTTTAATTCAAACTGTCTACCTTGATAACTTTTTAAGACAAAATCCAATTCTTCTAGGATCACTTACCCTTGTTGGATACTTGATTTTAGGTCGTGGCGCTCGTGATTCAATTTTAGGAGCGCTCAAGACTGCAATTGGAGTTTTCTTGCTCTCAATTGGAGCGGGCGGACTTATTGGATTAGCAGCTCCTGTCTTTGCAACTATTCGAGGTATTAAAACTGGTGTTGTACCACTAGATCCTTATTTAGGTTGAACTAGTGCACAACAGTTTTTAGAAAAAGGTTTTGGACCAGCCAATGACTTTTTGACCTTGTCATCTTTTGTTTTCTTACTTGGCTTTGCCGTAAATATTGTGATGGTGCTTTTAAAAAGATTTACTAACACCAACTCAATTATGATTACAGGTCATGTTATGTTGCAACAATCTACTATTGTAACTGCACTACTCTATGTTATTTTATTCCGTTCAGTTCCTCTATTAGATGGTGGTGCAATTGCTCCAGGTTCACAAATTGGACTTGTTATCATTGCAGGTTTATTTATTGGAATTTATTGAGCAACTGCTTCTACTGCAACATTAAAAATTACTAACTTAGTAACTCAAAATTCTGGCTTTGCAGTTGGTCACCAACAAATGTTGACCTTGGTAACTAGTTATAAATTAGGTCGCTTCTTTGGTAAAAAAGAAGATACTGCCGAAGAGCGCAAACTTCCAGGTTATTTAAAAATTTTCGAAGATAACATCTTTACTCAAACTGTTATTATTCTACTCCTCTTTGCAATTTTATTTGCAATCATTATTGGCACTTATGGTGTTGAAAACACAATAGCTGCCAACTATGCAGGTTTTAACGCAAATTCAAAAATTGGTGGTATTAAAGCAATTGCAAGCGCTTGAAATGGTACCTTTGGTGGTGCAAACTTTGTATTTATCATTTTTGGTGGATCACTTCGAATTGTAGCTGCACTACTAGCAATTATTACTGGGGTGAGAATGTTTGTTACTGAATTACAACAGTCATTCCATGGAATTTCTGAAAAAATTATTCCTGATGCCGTTGTTGCTGTTGACATTGCTGCTACCTATGGATTTTCAATCAATGCGGTAACTTATGGCTTTATATCAGGAGTTATTGGTCAATTTTTAGCTGTCTTTATCATGGTTGGAATTAGTGCTATTCCAGGAAATAATTTCTCTTTAGTAGCAATACCTTTATTTATTACCTTATTTTTCAACTCTGGTGCTCAAGGAGTATATGCAAATGCAAGTGGAGGTTGAAAAGCTGCTGTTATTGTACCGGCAATCATTGGCTTTTTCGAAATCATTTTCATCTCCTTTGCCCTCAAATTAATTTCTAATATTGAAGGTGCTGGAATCCCAATGATTCAAGATGCAAATCTACCTAAAACCCCAGTTGATTCTGGATTCTTAGGAATGGGAGATTGAAACTTCTTCTTTGGAATAGTCTTAATTATTGGTCAATTCCATGCTTCTCTTGGGTGAATTTCTACTATAGGTGCAATTATTTTACTACTTTTACTTGCACAAATCATCGACTCTACTACTCAACATAAAAAAACTTTCTTACAAAAATTATTTAAAGTAAATGTTGATCTAGTTGCTCGTTAATAAAATAGTGTATAATAAAATATATAAAAAATAAAATAAAACGTAAAGGAAAAGAAATGGCTCTCAAAATTGTTGCGGCTTGTGGTAACGGTATGGGCACAAGCATGATTATTAAACTAAAAGTTCAAAAAATTGTCAAAGAATTAGGAATTGATGCCTCAGTTGAAGCACTTTCTATGGGTCAATCCAAAGGGCTAACTAATTCGGTTGATGTCATTATTGCATCAAAACATTTAACTAGTGAATTTTTACAAAATCAAAAAGCAAAAATTGTTGGTGTAACTAATTTGATGGATGAAAAAGAAATCAAAGAAGCATTAACACCGGTTTTAGCAGAATTTAAATAATTTGTAGGTCTTAGATGGATATAAACTTACTTGATAATTTAAAAAACAATGATACAATTGTTCTCAATCAAAGTGCTACTGATTGAAAAGAGGCAATTTATCTTGGTTGTAAGCCACTAATTGAAAAAAAACTTATTGATGAAAGCTACTATACAGCAATTATTGAGAGTACCAAAAAACATGGTCCTTATTATATTTTAGCTGATTATTTAGCCATGCCACATGCAAGTAGTGAGGCTGGAGTTTACGATAATGCTTTCTCACTTATAACCCTTGACAAACCGGTTTATTTTGAAAATGATGAACGTCCTGTACAACTTTTAATCACCTTAGCAGCGACTTCAGCTGACATTCACGTCTCTGTTGCCCTACCACAAATAGTTGCTATTTTTGATGATGCTTCTAATATTGATAAAATTTTAAAAGCAAAGTCTAAAGAAGAAGTTTTACAAATTTTAGCAAGTGTTGATTTTAGCAAGTATTTATCTTAGTTGGTTAAAAAATATCAAAATAAAAAGCAAATTATTTAAAATAGTTTGCTTTTTATATTTTCTTTTATTTAGTTGGCTTACCAGATTGCTTGAAAAAATACTTAGCAAAAATCTAGTTTATGGTACAATTATCATTTAGCCAATTTAACTGTTTTCAGTAAATTATTTTAACACAGCTACCTATAGATAAAAAGGTCTTCATAATTATGCAATCGTTTTTACACAAGTTTAGAAAAAATACCGTTAATATTCAGGTATATAAATATGATGGTACTTTGTATCGCCAATATAACAAAGCTACTATCATTGAAATGAATGATGAGGAAATCATTGTTAACTTACAAGGGGTGCGTGTGGTAGAGTGTGAAAATAAAGAAATAGATAAAAAAAAGTGTTGGCACATTAAAACTAAGTGTATTTGAGTTTTTCGTAGCAACACTTTTTATAATGCCATAATTAGCTTAAAAAATAATACTCAAGCTAGCTACTATATTAACTTATCATCTGACTACATTTTTGAAGACAATACTATTAAATTTATCGATTATGATTATGATATTAAAGTTTTAGAAAATAAAAATTTTGAAATTGTTGACAAATGCGATTTTGATAGTAACAAAATTTTAATGCAATATCCACAACATCTTTGTCAAGCACTTACACAACAATCACAAGAATTATTAAAAGATTATGTTTTAGTACAAGGCATTTTTGATAGCAAATATATCAAAAAATATTTAGGTTTGTGTAGATGTCGCAGATGTTATAAATTATTTTAATCTTGATTTTTTGGCATGCGTTCTAAAGCTTGGCGAGCTGCATTAAATTCAGCTTCTTTCATACTTTTGCCAGAGCCTACGCCAAAAATTTGGTTATCTCAAATTAACTCTGACTGAAAAGATCCATCACTTTGTTTTGTAGATTGATATGTAATTTTTTCTGTCGAAAATGACTGAATTTTTTCTTGAAATTCAGATTTTGGATCCTTGTTGTTGTGCTTGGCATTTTGGATAACAAAATCATAGAGATATTTTTCTAAAAATAAATCAAGTACTTCATTACCTTGGTCTAAATAAATAGCAGCACAAAAAGATTCAAAGACATCAGCTTTTAATTTAGTATTTGTTAAAATGTCTTTGGCTCCTTTACCTACTTGAATTAAATCACTTAATTGGAGATCATCGCAAATTTTTGCAAAAGTTAAAGAAGAAATGCTCTTAGCTCTCAATTGTGATGCCTGACCTTCTTTTTGGAAATTAATTTTAGAAAAAATAAATTCGCTGACTTTAAAATTGATGATAGAGTCACCTAAAAATTCTAACATTTCGTAGTGACTGCTGTTGGGATTAAAATGTTGATAAGACTTATGAGTAAGTGCTTGATTATAAATTTCAAGATTTTTAGGTAAAATTTCTAACTTATCTAGGAGCTTGAGAATTTGATAGCTTCTATTGGTTTTCATCTAATTTTTCTTTGACTTTTTCTAGCACTTGGGTATCAAGTGCAATTTTTACTTGATTAAGAGCCCCTAAAAAAGCTAATTTATTACTATTACCGTGAGTTTTTAGTATAATTCCATCAATACCCATAATTCAAGCTGCACCTACATTGCGATAGTCAAATTTTTCTTTGAGATCATTAAACTTATCTTTTATTAAGATACCACCAATTTTACTTTTAAGCGAAGACTTTATTTGTTGTTTAAAAAGCTTGAAAATACTAAGTGTTGCCCCTTCAAGTGTTTTTAGAACTAAATTGCCAGCATAGCCATCGCAAACAAAAATTTGACAATCACCTTCTAAGAGGTGCTGCGGTTCTACAAAACCTATGAAATTAATTTTACTATCTTCAGCCATCATTTGGTAGGCCTCACGGTGAAATTCCAAGCCTTTACGTTTTTCAGTACCGATGTTGATAATTCCTACTTTTGGATCACTTAGGCCGTATAAACTTTGATAAAAAATAGAAGCTACATTAGCTCATTGGTAAAGAAATTGTGCTTGAACATTTGTATTAGCACCAACGTCAACCATCAAAATTGGTAAATTACCAATGGTTGGAATTGAAGGCATAAAACCTGGTCGTCTGACACCTTTGATTGTCTCTAGTTTTAAAAAACTAGAAGAAATAATTAGTGAAGACTCCGCTGGTGAAAGCACGGCATCTACTTTTTTTGCTGCCAATAAATCTAAAGCGCTATTCATTGAATTATTTTTGCGATGAACATCACGTAATGTTTCAGATTTGGTAGCAATTTCTGGATTATTAATAATTGAAATATTTGCTATTGGTTTGATTACTTGTGTAATCTTAGCTTCATCACCAATTATGTAAATATGAAAATTAGGATTTTCTTTGGCAAAATCATAAGCTGCCAAACTAGCAGCATTGAGTGTGTATTCTTTATTTTGAACATCAAATGCAATTTTATAATTTCTTTTATTCATTAATGATTCCTATCAATAGATGATAAATATCTTGATCCCCTTGCTGAACTAGAAAATCAATATCTGGATAATCTTGTATCATTTTTTCAAGTTGAGCTATTTTCTGAGTTGATAAATCTTTACCATAAGTTAGATACACACTAAAAGTTGTATCATTAATATTTTTTTGTAAAACTTGTTTACTAATTTCTTCAAAAGTATTTGCTACAATGACAATTTTACCATCTTTAGCAGCACAAAATTGCCCTTTTTTAACACTAATTCCATTAACTTTTGCATCCTTAGAAGCTATAAAAATTTCAAAGACAGAAATCCGTTTGCTAGCTTCGATCATAAAAGTTTTATTATCTTTTCATTGTGTATCTGGGTGAAAATGTTCTGCTAAATATTGTCCCATAAGTTGATTGTTTGAGGGCATGATAATAATTTTTTTAGCCCTGTTATCTTTTTTGTATCATTTTGCTACTTGATTGGCAACGAGGAGAAAGTTTTTCTCATTTGGTAAAATAAAAAAAGATTTAGCCTCAATTTTTTCGATAGCATCGCTAAAATCTTTAAAAGAAGGTTTTTTTTCTTTGTCAAACAAAATTACTTCGCTTGTGTGTCTTTCTTTCATTATTTCATAAAAACCTTGACCATTGTTGCAAGAAATCAATGCTGACATTGCAAGTTTCTTTGGCATTTGTTGCTTTTTTTCAATAATCTGGTCAGCTTGTTTATCCATACTTTCAATTTTAATTTTGGCAAATTCACCAAATTTTTGTAAATAATTTAGCATATTTCCTGGTTTATCGGTGTGTCCATGGATTTTAATGACGCCATCTTGTTCAACAATTACTAAAGATTTGATTCGTCTTTCGAGTTTAGATTCTAATTTTTTGCGATTAAAGCCTTCAGAATTGGATAACTCAACAATTACTTCAGTACAATAACCAAATTCATCATGGCCTGCTTTGGTATCAAAAGTAAAAATAGAAGTTGGCTGTGTTTGACTAATTTGAATCGGATTACCTTCGAGAAAGTAATGATACATACCTTCAAAAATCACAAGCATTCCTTCAGAGCCAGAATCGGTGACTCCTGCATCAGAGAGTGCTTTTAATTTTTTTGGACTCTCATCACAAATTTTTCTTCCCTCTTTGACAATTAGAGCAAAAAGATCTAAAATATTAGTTTTGGAGTTGCTTTTTTTCTTGACAATTTTATAAACTTCTTTAATAAAAGTTAAAATTGTTCCTTCAACCGGTTTTGCTACAGAATCATAAGCTCTTGTGACTGCATGTTCTAAAGCACTTACAATATCTAAACTGGTAATTTTATTACGATTTTGTCAACTATCTTTAAAACCACGAATAATTTGCGATAGAATTACTCCAGAATTACCTCTTGCACCAAAAAGTGCACCTTTGGCAAAATTAGTAATAATTTCCCCATTTGTTTTCATGTTTAAATCTTTAATGCTTTCAAAACCAGAATTAAAAGTTGCTAACATATTAGTTCCTGTATCACCATCGGGAACTGGGAACACGTTAAGAGAATTAATTCATTCCATTTTGTTTGTTAGGTGGTTTTTTGCTGATTCAAAAGCAGCATAGAGTTGCTTTGCTGTAACATCTTTAATTTTTAGCATAATTTGATACCTTTGAAATTCTAATATTCTTAAGAATATATATTATAATATACTATTCATCAAAAACTAAACTAAATTTTTGGATGCCAGTAGTATGTTTTTGTAATTGACTATGGTAGTGACCAAAACGGAGTGTCAGCTCTACTTTTTTGTCATTATCATCTCATTTTTTATCTCAATTAATAAAATTAACTGAGTTGTCGTTTCAAGGAATTGGTCGACCTTTTTTTGGACTAAAAAGTAATGTTTTTTTATTTACTAATTTTTTAATGACTAAATCATTAATTTCGGGATCGCTCAAACATTTTGAACTAAATTCTTGACATGCAAAGGGGAAATCATGATTTTGTTTAGCCTTTTGCTCTGCAAATAAATTTTCAAATTCAGTTTTAAACTGATTATATGTTAAATTTGTATTTTTATCTTTGTTAATTTCTAGTTGAAAATCATTAAATGCTATTTCTACTTTGTCTTTAAAATCTTGATTTTTATTGACATCATTTTCATTTTGAAATCCTAATTGAGCTTGACCACAGGAAACAATTGTAATAGTTGGCAATGCTACCAAGCTAGAAATTAAAAGCATTTTTTTCATATTATAATATTTAACTTTCTACTTATACTTTTGCAATAATAAAATTTTAAACTATTTTATATTTATAACTTAAAAAAACCTTTATTTCTCTATTACTTGTTTCTTAATTATTTAGTGCTCAAAAATCAATAAATATAATTAAAAAATAAAAAACATACATTCAATGTATGTCTAATAGCTTTATGAAAATTAAATAAATTTAAAATTGGTGCTCTCGACAAGACTTGAACTTGCACGCGTTTCCGCATTAGAACCTCAATCTAACGTGTATACCAATTTCACCACGAGAGCAAATGGCGGATCAGACAGGATTTGAACCTGCGCGGGCCTTTTTACAACCCCTAATACGTTTCCAACATATCCTCTTCAGCCTCTTGAGTACTGATCCATTCAATGTTATTTAACATTATAACACATAAAATTGTTTTTTGCTATAGTTTACTTAGTTTTATTTTTAGAATAATTATTAAAAAAGGTAGACAAATAGATCTTTTTATATAAAAAACATTTTCAAAAATTAATTTTTCAAAAGACTTTTAATAAAAAAATATTTGTTAATTTGCCATATCTTATATAAAATCTAAAAAAAATTTCTTTTCTTTTGTTGCAAAAAAAAAAAAAAAAAGGTATATAATGATTTGCATGACAACAAACCAAAGCTTACTTGTAAATATTAGAAATTATTTTTTAAAACACAACAAATTAATTCGATTTGTTATAATGTTGTTTGTTTTTGTAATAACGTTAGCTGTTTTATTTGATAATTCAAGATCATTTTTTAATTTTGATAAAAATGTCTTTGTTTCTAATATAAATACAATTGTTAATCCAATAGGTAATTTAGTAAAGGAAAACATTTCTGTTCGTATAGCGCGTTCGGTTGTCTTTCTATTTTTTGCTTTTACTTATTTATATAAAAGCTACAAACTATTTGGATTGCCTAAAAAAGGCAAAATTTATTTAATTCTTAATTCAATTTTTATTGTTTTTGCGTTAGCAAATATTATTTTATTCTTTTTGTTTTTAACTACTAATTGAATTATTATATTTGCTTTTAGCTTGCAAATTTTTATTCTTATTATAATAAATTACTTACAATGATGAATTGAGAACAAAAAGCATGAATCAATTAATTATGAATTTCGTAGATTTTTACTTTTGAAAAATATTAGTTATTTAACAATGCTCTTATTTTTCCTCTTCTTTGCTATTATTTTTGCAGTTTTAGTTTTTAACTATTCAAACGTTACACATGGCAATCCTATTACAACGTGATTGGAAACATTTATTATAGAAGCTGGTTCTTTAAAAAATTCTATTATATTAATATTTATATTAACTTCAATTTTAATTATCATTGGTGTTTGATTTGCACCACAAATCTATTTCTATAAACGTACTATTCAACATATTTATTTAAATAAACAAACTTTTTCATTATTATTAGTTCCTATATTTGCTGTTTTAATTTATCTTATTTATATAGCTATCCAAACCCAATTAAAATTTGAAGTTTTTCTTATTTTCGATAAAATCATAAGCGGAAATTTAATACCACTAATTAGCGCTATTATTGTTTATACATTGTTGTTAACAGTGTTCTTATTAACAAATTTTTCTAAAAAGATAAAGCGTTTTTTTGCTAAAACTCAAATTAGTTTGTTTTTACTTTTTATCACTTTAGGTTTTATAGTAGGTTTTGCTACTACTTTTAAAAATCCAGATAGTAAGCAAGTGATTTGAATTTGAGTTATTTCGATATTCTACTTTTTAGTAAGTTATATTGTCTTTGCCTTTTATCGCTTAGAGGTCAAAACATATGGAAAATACTTAATTAATTTAATGGTTGCTTTATTTTTAATCTTTACCATTATGCAATCAATAAATCTTGACTTATATGTAAGTTCAATTACCAAACTATCTGAGCAAAATAATATTAGATCAAGCTTGGTGTCTAATGTTTATCTTGAAAACTCAAGCAGTTATTTTGTTACTTTGTCAGTTATATCCTTAATTATAAGTTTGACAAAACTAACTTTTGATATTAGCAAAATAAGTTTAGTTTTTAAAGGAAAATCCTCAAAAACTAAGTAAAAATAAGGAGACATTATGAAAGCCAATCTATTCAAAAAAAGAACAATAACACAAGATACTACTAACAATAAAAAAGATTTTAGTGATTATTATGAAATTATAAAAGATAATAATTTTATAAACTTTGATTCACTAGCTAATATTTCTTTGCTTGCATCATCATTAGCTCATGACTCTGCTTTTGTA from Mesomycoplasma conjunctivae encodes the following:
- a CDS encoding P68 family surface lipoprotein, translated to MILKKTKNYKKLLLSLVSIFTPAAILASCGTYNDGSPKNQTYQYLTSNATQKDETVYLTTSQGKFWPLISALDTFGAGTNGLIPYYNKTFKDDADFVPVKLLLNTESKAISQAQTAENIGSILQNNGDTLPSIALADASTSFVVNRYNRLLDISKSEINPALFGDKISRAYNDLNLNNNTFYNIPFNLNDVDATSFNLDNLRIVFEILKQGGAKIDENMDIYKQAQASKDVGNSTKENNLFSVIKAKSNNPFADLTVNKETFTTIENALDFSIKFVQGIEIDESKKAKLDESTENISIFDIDYSQNVLIKNILSKTGKTFWSPSGDGTQLDYNIATDQELESSFKEAYNKFTANLPEIKVDITKNGKTSKKVIQAFQFKNFKSDFKGFGEWGSHDILRYKTAFGFVPAVGIKQSIDSFTSRILGFEDGQNFATYKDVYTIGQPVKARPDSPFNAYWPGGSSLIAIKTGNEKVDKGTIKFLNWLFKGSNKITGKDMSNLDYLIETSAYFVPTKETTTQEKLEQIKALYQKTLEEIKASEDAAGIEKHQTFSLFKKENDITNNAKLEKLNLSLYDKLSNLRSVIVSLESLLNHIDDPKTKMILDTGNSTTNKISTTILDSLIDRTKVENSETKTAEQIYTSIQNTVKS
- a CDS encoding phospho-furanose lactonase — its product is MEKFSRTILGDIHPSELGVVDCHDHLIKNYGPEAHEHPDFIMMSKKAAIKESLEYFAKGGKTIVTMDPPNVGRDVYQMLEIANELKGKVHIIMATGFHKAAFYDKGASWLALAPTDEIVKMVKAEILEGMDEYNYSGPVVKRSSAKAGIIKAGTGYAAIDRLEFKSLEVAARASIETGAPILVHTQLGTMAYEAAKYLIDFGVNPRKIQLSHLNKNPDKYYYAKIIKELGVTLCFDGPDRVKYYPDATLAENIKYLIDLGYQKHITLSLDAGRILYQKYYAQEKNKLAFGLGYLFDRFIPLLKQVGISQQAIDDILVNNPAEILAFDKPRVFDAGKLPQHVLEIKNTFKI
- a CDS encoding PTS ascorbate transporter subunit IIC translates to MSLDKKKNRKILYGWLAFLLINILIITITLGVRMGVKNESFSTALIFLIQTVYLDNFLRQNPILLGSLTLVGYLILGRGARDSILGALKTAIGVFLLSIGAGGLIGLAAPVFATIRGIKTGVVPLDPYLGWTSAQQFLEKGFGPANDFLTLSSFVFLLGFAVNIVMVLLKRFTNTNSIMITGHVMLQQSTIVTALLYVILFRSVPLLDGGAIAPGSQIGLVIIAGLFIGIYWATASTATLKITNLVTQNSGFAVGHQQMLTLVTSYKLGRFFGKKEDTAEERKLPGYLKIFEDNIFTQTVIILLLFAILFAIIIGTYGVENTIAANYAGFNANSKIGGIKAIASAWNGTFGGANFVFIIFGGSLRIVAALLAIITGVRMFVTELQQSFHGISEKIIPDAVVAVDIAATYGFSINAVTYGFISGVIGQFLAVFIMVGISAIPGNNFSLVAIPLFITLFFNSGAQGVYANASGGWKAAVIVPAIIGFFEIIFISFALKLISNIEGAGIPMIQDANLPKTPVDSGFLGMGDWNFFFGIVLIIGQFHASLGWISTIGAIILLLLLAQIIDSTTQHKKTFLQKLFKVNVDLVAR
- a CDS encoding PTS sugar transporter subunit IIB, giving the protein MALKIVAACGNGMGTSMIIKLKVQKIVKELGIDASVEALSMGQSKGLTNSVDVIIASKHLTSEFLQNQKAKIVGVTNLMDEKEIKEALTPVLAEFK
- a CDS encoding PTS sugar transporter subunit IIA — its product is MDINLLDNLKNNDTIVLNQSATDWKEAIYLGCKPLIEKKLIDESYYTAIIESTKKHGPYYILADYLAMPHASSEAGVYDNAFSLITLDKPVYFENDERPVQLLITLAATSADIHVSVALPQIVAIFDDASNIDKILKAKSKEEVLQILASVDFSKYLS
- a CDS encoding DUF402 domain-containing protein, whose product is MQSFLHKFRKNTVNIQVYKYDGTLYRQYNKATIIEMNDEEIIVNLQGVRVVECENKEIDKKKCWHIKTKCIWVFRSNTFYNAIISLKNNTQASYYINLSSDYIFEDNTIKFIDYDYDIKVLENKNFEIVDKCDFDSNKILMQYPQHLCQALTQQSQELLKDYVLVQGIFDSKYIKKYLGLCRCRRCYKLF